Sequence from the Cololabis saira isolate AMF1-May2022 chromosome 9, fColSai1.1, whole genome shotgun sequence genome:
AGACTCAACAATGGCATATTTTGAACTATTTAAGTGACATTGCATAATGTTACACCTGATGATGCCCCATGGCACTTTAGTGTGCCACAGCACCCTGGTTGAAAATCACTGAACTACAGCACTGAGTTCTACAATCCAGTTGCTCCTGGATATTCCCAGATCAAGACTGTGAAAGacttaatttttaatttcagAGTTGCTAACATTCttgacaaatgtttttttgcaatttgcaaTTATtctgtttagatatttatttgACTCATGTTTTGCATCATGTTTTCTTTTGCATCTATTGTTGAACattgtcatatatatataccggtatgtatattatatatatatatatatatatatatatatatatatatatatatatatatatatatatatatgtgagcGCTATTCTGGTTCTTTTTAGAATAAACCCGCATGAAATCTCACCTTTGTCCTTTCTCCACCTGCCCGTTTGTTTATCTCCACTAGATGTCGTGCTTTGTCAGTATTCTCTTTATGTGTGGGTGCGTGTACTCCACGGTGTTCAGGTCCCAGTTTTCAACTACTATCATCTGGTGCCAGATCACCATACTGATACTAACAGCTTGCAGTTCAATGGCATGTACACAATTATCACATTGGGGGAGGCATTTAAATTTAAAGTTTTAAATTTAACAGAATGTTGTGCACAGTATTTAATTAAGTATATTTGTGAGGTTAACACGAATGTCTGAGATCTCTTGACATTCGGTATAGGCAAgacaaatttatttataaagcacatttcacacaagaatggactcaatgtgctatAATACCTTTATTCAGCCTGTGAAAATGCTAAAAAAGAAATAGTCAAATCAGAATTTTTGTTTGAAATATTAAATTcactttttcagattttttaaaagtggaaaaagaataaaaacccatgcatccattatctatacctgttTTTTTCCAGTTCAGGGTCAtgggttctgctggagcctattccagcTCCCTCCAGGCCATACGTAGGGGGACACCCTGGACAGACAGGGAGCAAGATACAAAGGGTCTATGAAATGCTGGTTATTAAATGTTGATTGTTAGGAAATTCTGACCACAAGTTGTTAAGCTTTAAGCTAAGAATTAAGAGTACTTCTGTTACAGTGTTActgaaaactaaaaacaaaataaaaaaatagcataCAGGTTTGACATCAGCAGATAAGttgtaaacatattttctcCATGTTGTTGTGGTTCAGATGAGTTGGAGCAGTCATGGCTCACACAAACAATCCTGTGAAAAGGTATTTTCACAGCACTGTTTAATGTCTAATGTTTAATGTCTAATTCAGCATTAGTGCAGGTCGGTGTCACGCTGCCATCCACCAAGTTGTTGTCAGCCTCTTTCAGTAAGTCAGAGATCATTTTAGTCTTAGACATTTTACAGCAGGCAAATCTGTAACATCCAGGAAAGCCAGagtcccccccaaaaaatgtcTGCATTTTGTTCCGCCTCTGTTTTTAAAGCAGTTTTCTGTATTCCCCTGGCTTTCCTGTTCCTTGTGCAGATTCAATGCAGTTCATTTGCCAAATACAAATCCAAAAGAGGCCCTGACATAAAAGTggtattgcaaataatgtatcCTGAAATAGGTGAATAtagttgcaccaatcaccacaacaaatttcttgtgtgtgttaaactacttgacaataaacttctttctgattctgattctgatatggcattacaaaataaaagtcccactaataaaaaaataccattatgaaaggtgtcatgaaatatgaaaaaggtAGTATTATGAAATAAAGGCATCATGATAAACGTACCATTATGAAATAAAAGTGTTATGATTTGAAacatatacattttatttattaattttgtaCTTACAgtgtcatatttatttattttactgaacattaattaatttcattatttatttattcgcCTGGTTGTGAATGAAATAGTgcttcaagcctgaattattgttctgcgttaaatcgacgcagtttacggcgtagggtacgcggcgacgcgacgtacggtgcgtgtcgccgcgtaccctacggcgtaggctctgcgttggtgtaacgcgggaccataaatcatttCATCACCTTTAGCGTCGTTCCCTGACTGTACAAGGGAGCCGTTGATCTTGCGGTGCTCGTGCCCGCGGCCCTGCCAGGAAGCGTagtcgcgggagcgcgcactcAGATGGGGTAGTTTAGCTGCTTTAGCTCGTTTAGCCTCACATTCTCTTTCCTTCCAGGGTTTGGGCTGGCAGCAAATGCCATACGCAGGGCAGCAAGGTTTATTTCATCATTATTTGTGAGAGGAACTCGAGCGGATTGTCAAATACACGTCGGTCCACCGGACCAAGAATTTGTTCCGGATTTTTTTCCCCGTTTTTTTGACCCGGATAGGTCTGGTAGGTATGTGCTTTAGCTGCTCACGCtggctaaagcctgaattatggttctgcgttaaatcgacgcagagtacgccgtaccttacgcggcaacgcgcaccgtaggctctgcgttggtgtaacgcggaaccataaatcaggcttaacgctgATGACAACAGTGGCTGCGTCGCTAGCCCTGTGTTGACACTTGGGTCATTTATTCAGATTTCTCTAATGATTTAGGCAATGCTTAGCACGGTTTTGActattctgttattattgtctGTGTAGGCTGACCAGCTTTTGCCATGCAGGTACTGTTGCTGAGGGACAGGAAAGCATCCCTTTGCCGATTACAATAGTTTGCTGCTTTGCATCCAAGTAAAATTTATGTTAATAGTAGCTATGACatgctgtgctttaaataagTAAAAACATTATTCAGTTTTATGAGCAGACTATTGCGTATGGTTTGTATTTTAGTCCAGGTTAAATTTGGACAGGaaaattatagtgttttatgtATGTCATCTGcagttagatagatagatctttattgttattacaactatgtacaacgaaattaaaaaGCAGAAGGTGGATCTCGGTTTGGATGTTGCAGTATATCATCTTTGCAAgactaaaaatgtttttcaagcTTGTACTTTTTTCATACAGCATGTTTATTGGCTCAGTAGCACTTTAAGGAAGTATTAGTGAAAATGTGAGTAGTATTTTCAAGCAtcttttgtaatattttaacAAAACCTTTTCTCAACAACGTTATCAAGATGAAACTACAACAATATGTATCTTATAATGTAAACACAGTTTCTGTATGCTGTTATCCATACAGACATGCcttatttaaacatttagttTGAGACTGAATGGGAAAGAAGTCTTCTAAccagtgatgttttttttttttgtatgtgtctgtgtatgtATTTAGTTTCTAGAAAATTATGGGTGGGCTGGGGAACGGGCGTCGCGGAGGAAGATCCCCCCCTCTAATAATTGCTGCCCTGATTGCCTGCATTTTGGTTTTGGGCTTCAACTACTGGGTGTCTAGTTCCCGCAACCTGGAGCTACAGGTAGGTTAGTCTACATACGTTTTAAAACTGAAGGTTAGTTATCTGTTAAATACACATGTTTCTTGTGCATTTTAGTTTCATTCCTTGTGAGTCAATTAATAAATTTGAGCAGACTTTTGAGACTCTTGAGGATATGATTCTGGTGTTTGGGATGATTTTGCCCAGACTGTGTCCTCCTCATCTTCTTCACCATCAGTGGACAAAGTGGTGGAAACTGAAAAAGGAAGAGTGTTGTGTGGTTTCCAGAGAAGAGTTGAGACAGGCTCTGGGTGGTCAGGTGGTGCGTCCAGATGACTGGACAACTACTGCTAATGTGATCAGGGAGATGGGTAAGAGATGGAAATGTATTGACAGGTGCCAGAAGTGTGATGGGGCGATGGAAAGAGTACTGAATGGTGGGACTACAGGGTGCAGTGATTAAACACAAAAGGTGGAGAATTGTAAAAACATCTGCTCAATAGTCCAGAGCAAGAAGAGTGTGGAAGAGAGGTGAAGAAGTGAGTACAAGCAGGTTGGAACAGGTGGTTAAAAGTGTCAGGTGGGATGTGTGATAAGACTATCAGCAAGAATCAAAGGAAAGGTGTACAAGACTATGGTGAGACCCACGATACTGTATGGTTTATGCCAGGGGtgggcaaccctggtcctcgagagaccccatccagcatgttttagaagtTTTCCCTGCTcctgcatatactgtatatcctttaggtttttaccaaacttgttatcaatcattaatatgtatgcagacaaggaaaaaaaacaattaatggtcatcatcagccTGTCATCAAGGTCTCCACAACTCTGTTAAACACTGTTAATGTCATTTGCATCAGGGTATGTGGAaccagggaaacatctgaaacgttGACTCTTGAGGACCAATATTTCCAACCCCAAGTTTAGAGGCCggcactggaaaaaaaagacaggagGCAGTGCTTGGAAGTAGCAGACGTTAAGATGTGGGGTTCTTTTTGGGAGTGACAAGGATGGATACGATCAGGAATGAGTACATCAGAGGGACAGGGTGTGTTAGATGTTTTGGTGAGAAAGTCAGAGAGTGGGCCAGACTGAGATGGCTTGGACATGTGCAGAGGAGGGATAGTGACTGCATTCGTAGAAGGCTGATGAGGCTGGAATTGCCAAGAAAGAGACCTAGGAGAAGATCAAAGAAGagatatatttatgtattgaAAGAGAGCATGGCATTGGTGTgtgagaagaggatgcagaggatAGAGTTAGATGATTTGCTGTGGCGATCCCTGAAGGGAAgttgaagaagaagatgaacatGAAGGGTTCCAGCATCAACCCAAACCCAGTGTCTTTACGATACCAAATCATATTCAATGCAGTCATTACAAAAGATGCACTTATTGCTTCGTTGGTGTAGTATTGCAACACCGGTACATGAGTTAGACAAGCGTCATCAGCATTGTTCagtgtgttgtgtttttttaagcCCATATAAGGAACTCTGCTGCACTGTATTCAGTGTTGTGTAATTTTTTTCTAGAAAATTATACACATCAAACACAGTGAGTGAACTctagttgtaaaagaaaaagtcTTTCCAACAGCAATGGTATTCCCAGGGAATTTCGGGGAAAACTTGTCCAACAAGTTAATCACCAACATCACACATGAAACTGTTATGAAGCCGGATCGTTGGACGGGCACATGTACTGATAAGATTTCTAAAAAGGTGCAGCTATACAGGAATTTACCATATGCAGCTGAGACAGCGCAGTTAGTGAATGGCAacgacacacacagacaatatGGTACAATTAtgccatgttaaaatgtctttaaGGGCAAGAGATGATCATTAAAATGTATTCAACTAAATTACATGTGTCACACAGACCAAGGTGTACGAGTTGGAAGGCCAGGTGCGACGTGGAGTAGCGGAGCGAGGTGCTGCAGAAAGTAAGAAGAATGAGTTCCAGGGGGAGATCCAGAGACAGAAGGAGCAGATTAGTCAAATAGAAAGGTTTTACAAGACACAGCTGGAGGAAGCCCAGAGCACCTGGAGCGAGGAGAAGGTGAACACCAACACCACTCACAGTTGACATTTTTACAGAACAAGGTGCCAGTTGGTTAAAAGTGCTCATTTACCTGTTGTATCCGAAGTGGAACCACAAAGGAATTTGGAGATTCTTCAGTGTGATTCACAAACAAACGTCTTTAAGGGAAGTTTTGATACAAACTGTTTAGcaacaaaaatattgatacacgTTGTATATTTGCTTCCAGGTTGTACTGCAGCAGAACatttcctccagttctgcaacCATACAAGAACTTAAAGGTACACTTATGTCAAAATTAAATTTCTACTTTTCAAAAACTGAATTGCCGTATCAAACCacagaactgaaaacaaaatGCTTCTGTTTGTATGTGTGCCATGGCACCTTTATTTCTGTGTACTGCAGGTCAGCTGAATCAGCTCAATGAGGATTTGGGAAAGCTTCAGAAGAAGCTGTGGAGTTGTCAGGACAACATCAATACCCTCAACGACAAACTCACTTATGACATGTAAGGGAAAGATTTCTGTTTCTGCTTTAATATGATTACCTACAgctttatttattatgtataaTTGGCACAAACTATAAATGATTCTTAACTCGCTGTTAGGCATTGCTATTTCAGGCGAACGGTGTGACAGTTTTGTCTGTCCAGGTTAACATGAATGCTTTGGTTTGTGCACCTGTGCAGGACACACTGTCACTCCCAAGTCCTGTCCCAGAAGGAGTTGTGTGATGAAAGAGTGGTCGCAGCTAAACTTGAGGTTCAGAAAAAAATGGAGAAGCTTATCCCACCTCCGAGTGTCCTATCACAGGTAAGATGGATTTCGTCTTTGATAGCAAAAATAAGTGCAAGATTTAAACTATCCCTCTTCATGGGATGTGACATGAGTCTTTCTTTTGCACTGAGATCAGGACAGAGGGCACAATCAGTCAAGCCATTTAAGAAAAGGCAAAGGTTGTCTGTATATGCTAAATCCAGACTAATCGCCGCATATTGATGCACTGCAGCCTATAGATCTGTCAGTATGCTCAGTTGGAATCAGTAACTGTTTTACAACATGTTGTAAAACTTCACTGGCATTGGGCAGaattaataaaattttaaaatatcaactctcacatatcacaaaataatgtaatttaggacgatttattattattttttattttttgccacaTATTCTGGCTTGTAATATGAATGACGCACATACTTCAGGCAGTAGCGTCTGCAAGTAGCATCAAGGTCAAGCTGGTGTTTCTAACCACGTTGTGTTTTTTTCAAGTCTGATGGATATCTCTGAAAGTTCTCCCTCCAAACAATATGAGACTGACTGATCATATTTCATGTCGGCTTAAAAAAGTTCAGGCAATAGGCTTTACAACAGACATATAGGCTCCCGATGGGTCCAGATGTCAAAACctaaattcattttaattattattattattgttgttctcatttttaattgttgaaagaaaaaaaaatagtattgGATCAGCTATATGCAAAATTCGCGTCAGTCTGCAAATtaaaattgaattcaattaTCAACAATTTATGTCAACTTTGATAAATGCAATATGCTTCCAAAGTCAGTGAATAATTGTTTCAAAATCAGAATAATTTCTTTGTCCTGCAATGGAcaggcgacctgtccagggtgaacccctgcctttgCAGAGAGAGCTGggacagactccagcagaccccgtggCCCTGAACAGGATTAAACAAACACagaggatggatgggtgattttattgttgaccAAAATAAACCAAGACCAAACTGATCAGCATTACTTGGACCCCCTTTTCTTGGTCACTTATCCTTGGTACATTATTCCAATATTGAAACTGAGTtgcaatttataacactaaataTAGAAGCCACATTAAATGGGAAGTCTTGTTGTTTTTGATGTGAGGGAGTTTGATTCTGCTTGCTTCTTTGTTGCTTCTGCTGTGACTTTATTGAACATGATGGTGATCTTTACCCCCACAGCACAAAAACAACGAGAATGGAATACTGGAAGAAGATACAACGGTCAAGGCTGTGCTTGACGGAATTCAAACAGCCACTGTTTTAAGCCACACACCAAGCCCTTCTCAGCCCAAAGAAAAGGAACCCCCTGAAATGCTGACCAACGATATCATCATGAGCagaggttaaaaaagaaaaaaatgcataaatataATCTTGTTCTGGCTGCTTGACTGAAatgtaaaacataaataacattgaCTGTGTTGTGCTCATATATGCACTTACTGCTCATAATTAATCATGTGCAACTTCATGTAGCATTTGGTTTGTACCTTATTTATCCAGGTTCTGATGTCTCAGTGGGACAGCCTCCCAACAAGGACCTGTCCACGCTGGAGCTCCAGTCTGCGCCTTCAGCTGTTGTCAAGGAGGATGCTTTGCAGCCGAAAGAGGGAGATGTAAAAACAGATGATGTCAAAACAGATGAGACTGAAACCGAGACCAGTAAACACTTGATGGATAATCTGACTGAGGATAAAGAAATGGAGGTGATGGATACTCATGAAGAAGATGCTCAGACGGAAGGTAAGCAATAAAAGTCAGAGCTTTAAACACAAGAGTAAACACCAGGATTTGCGCTTTGTCACTGAACAGGTTCTGTACAGGTCTTTTCTCTTGGCCATGAAGTAGAATTaaagaggaaagaaataatTAGAATAAGGCGATAAGAACTGCATGGAAATACtaaactcaaaataaaatcatcAGACTGACAATACGGTTGGATCGTATTTCATCAATTTAAATCAATGTCaattttcttttccattttaactgtaaaagacaaaacatgcaaCTGTAGTCATCTGCACAAAGTTAATATGATCCTTGGTCCCGCTGAAAATATGACATGATATTTATAATGTAAAAATACCACATTTTAAGTTGTTGGTGGCTGTGAAAACATTTATCTTACACTTTATAATATGTATGCAAATGCGCCATGGCTGCCCCATGTACTGTGTGTTCGCTTAGCAAGTTTAGCATTGATTTTAATGTGCTAACATACCATCTCAGGTGACACCAGTCATTTGTCTCTTGTGACCACAACAAAACCAGTTCAATACAGATGTGGTCACCACTTGTGAACGTTCCACTGAAACagtacatttatttaattattgctCTTTTTCCTCATCACTCTggcagcttttttatttgtacatttgttgtaATATTTCTCTCTCTTTATCATCTCACACTTTATTATTTTGAGCAACACTGCGTTCAAAATAACCCGCTCACTCTTTCACGGGTTATTTCTATGTCCACGTTAACAAAATAATTGATTTACTGCAAAATCCCTCCATGGCTGGTGAACAGAACAGTTAATGTGAATtaaggctgggcgatatggaccaaaagtcatatctcgatattttctagctgaatgacgatactcgatatatatcgatattttttctgtgccataattggggtttcccccaaagcattatagcatagcatctctgttagcttcatttttttctgaggcaaacccttaaaaaaacagtcagttttaatacaa
This genomic interval carries:
- the golm1 gene encoding Golgi membrane protein 1 — protein: MGGLGNGRRGGRSPPLIIAALIACILVLGFNYWVSSSRNLELQTKVYELEGQVRRGVAERGAAESKKNEFQGEIQRQKEQISQIERFYKTQLEEAQSTWSEEKVVLQQNISSSSATIQELKGQLNQLNEDLGKLQKKLWSCQDNINTLNDKLTYDMTHCHSQVLSQKELCDERVVAAKLEVQKKMEKLIPPPSVLSQHKNNENGILEEDTTVKAVLDGIQTATVLSHTPSPSQPKEKEPPEMLTNDIIMSRGSDVSVGQPPNKDLSTLELQSAPSAVVKEDALQPKEGDVKTDDVKTDETETETSKHLMDNLTEDKEMEVMDTHEEDAQTEDVDPGMEGLLIGQGKMDDTPGQKVDEPEEYDVDEPVLGGIPQQENKQAEENVDKELEEELADYNGDDENEGEFEADKQAALAQI